Proteins encoded within one genomic window of Prauserella marina:
- the lpdA gene encoding dihydrolipoyl dehydrogenase — translation MSEHFDVVVLGAGPGGYTAAVRAAQLGYDTAVIEERYWGGVCLNVGCIPSKALLRNAELAHLFTTEQRTFGIQVDGQVSFDYLAAYQRSRKVADGRVKGVHYLMKKNAITEIDGRGTFTSDKAIEVRRADGTTDTVTFDRCIIATGASAKLLPGTSVSDRVVTYEEQILASELPDSIVIAGAGAIGVEFAYVLHNYGVKVTIVEFLDRMVPLEDEEVSAELARRYRRLGIDVLTSTRVESIEDDGSRVKVTVSKDGERQVIEAGKVLQAMGFQPNVDGYGLENAGVALTERGAIAIDGRCRTNVPHIFAIGDVTAKLMLAHAAESMGIIAAETIGDVETMELDYRMIPRATYCQPQIASFGLTEQQARDEGYDVKVAKFPFSANGKAHGLADTVGFVKIISDDKYGELLGAHLIGPEVTELLPELTLAQQWDLTVHEVARNVHAHPTLGEAVKEAIHGLSGHMINM, via the coding sequence ATGAGTGAACACTTCGACGTTGTGGTGCTGGGTGCCGGACCCGGCGGGTACACCGCCGCCGTTCGCGCGGCTCAGCTCGGCTACGACACCGCGGTCATCGAGGAACGTTACTGGGGCGGGGTGTGCCTCAACGTCGGATGCATTCCGTCGAAGGCGTTGCTGCGCAACGCCGAACTGGCACACCTGTTCACCACCGAGCAGCGGACGTTCGGCATTCAGGTCGACGGTCAGGTCAGTTTCGACTACCTGGCCGCGTATCAGCGCAGTCGCAAGGTCGCCGACGGGCGCGTCAAGGGCGTGCACTACCTGATGAAGAAGAACGCGATCACCGAGATCGACGGTCGCGGAACCTTCACGAGCGACAAGGCCATCGAGGTCCGGCGTGCCGACGGGACGACCGACACGGTCACCTTCGACAGGTGCATCATCGCGACGGGCGCGAGCGCGAAGCTGTTGCCGGGAACGTCGGTCAGTGATCGCGTGGTGACCTACGAGGAGCAGATCCTCGCCTCGGAACTGCCGGACAGCATCGTCATCGCCGGTGCGGGCGCGATCGGTGTCGAGTTCGCCTACGTGCTGCACAACTACGGCGTGAAGGTGACGATCGTCGAGTTTCTGGACCGGATGGTGCCGCTTGAGGACGAGGAGGTGTCGGCGGAACTGGCGCGCCGGTACCGGAGGCTTGGCATCGACGTGCTCACCTCGACCAGGGTCGAGTCCATTGAGGACGATGGCAGTCGGGTGAAGGTCACCGTGAGCAAGGACGGTGAGCGACAGGTCATCGAAGCGGGCAAGGTGCTACAGGCCATGGGCTTTCAGCCCAATGTGGACGGATACGGGCTTGAGAACGCCGGTGTGGCGCTCACCGAGCGGGGCGCGATCGCCATCGACGGCAGGTGCAGGACGAACGTGCCGCACATCTTCGCGATCGGTGACGTCACGGCGAAACTGATGCTGGCGCATGCGGCGGAATCCATGGGCATCATCGCGGCGGAGACCATCGGCGACGTGGAGACGATGGAACTCGACTACCGCATGATCCCGAGGGCGACCTATTGCCAGCCGCAGATCGCCAGCTTCGGGCTGACCGAGCAGCAGGCGCGCGACGAGGGGTACGACGTCAAGGTGGCGAAGTTCCCGTTCAGCGCCAACGGAAAGGCGCACGGCCTCGCCGACACGGTGGGTTTCGTGAAGATCATCAGTGACGACAAGTACGGCGAGTTGCTGGGGGCGCACCTGATCGGCCCCGAGGTGACGGAATTGTTGCCGGAGCTGACCCTCGCGCAGCAGTGGGACCTGACGGTGCACGAGGTGGCCAGGAACGTGCACGCGCACCCGACCCTCGGTGAAGCCGTGAAGGAAGCCATCCACGGCCTCTCCGGTCACATGATCAACATGTAA
- a CDS encoding VOC family protein, with protein sequence MRINLSSVYVDDQDKALRFYTGVLGFVKKTEIPLGEARWLTVVSPEDPEGTELLLEPDGHPATKPFKEALVADGVPLTSFAVDDVEKEHERLRELGVIFTQAPLTMGGVTTAVFDDTCGNLIQIASQ encoded by the coding sequence ATGAGAATCAACCTGAGCAGCGTGTACGTCGACGACCAGGACAAAGCGCTGAGGTTCTACACCGGCGTCCTCGGTTTCGTGAAGAAGACCGAGATCCCGCTCGGCGAGGCGCGGTGGCTCACCGTGGTGTCACCAGAGGATCCGGAGGGCACCGAGTTGTTGCTGGAGCCCGACGGTCACCCCGCCACGAAGCCGTTCAAGGAGGCGCTGGTCGCCGACGGCGTGCCATTGACGAGTTTCGCCGTCGACGACGTGGAGAAGGAGCACGAGCGGCTGCGCGAACTGGGGGTCATTTTCACCCAGGCGCCGCTCACCATGGGTGGCGTGACGACAGCGGTGTTCGACGACACCTGCGGCAACCTGATCCAAATCGCCAGTCAGTAG
- a CDS encoding ArsR/SmtB family transcription factor has translation MGDVFKALADPTRRKILDELKERDGQTLFEMCGRLASKYQLGSSRQAISQHFDVLEAAGLVESRRQGRYKFHHLNTAPLESIARRWLTEPEQHP, from the coding sequence GTGGGAGACGTTTTCAAAGCACTGGCCGACCCCACCCGCCGGAAGATCCTCGACGAACTGAAGGAACGGGACGGGCAGACGCTGTTCGAGATGTGCGGACGGCTGGCGTCCAAGTATCAGCTCGGTTCAAGCAGGCAGGCGATCTCGCAGCACTTCGATGTACTTGAGGCGGCGGGGCTCGTCGAATCACGGCGACAAGGGCGATACAAGTTCCACCACCTCAACACGGCGCCGCTCGAATCGATCGCGCGGCGTTGGCTCACCGAACCGGAGCAGCACCCATGA
- a CDS encoding lytic transglycosylase domain-containing protein, producing the protein MRRSQRKTGARRANARTRSVAALAAASLALVPFVGGGAVSVPMLVAEDGGGPLGATGALPEQFTLSPEVLAEAGDPLSLARQGIPAGVPIDGLSAGGGTSYPRGNSAGIPAAVLAAYYKAERTLAWLSPGCRIDWSLLAGVGKVESGHANGGRIDAAGKTLSPILGPQLNGAGAFAAIGDTDGGALDGDAAWDRAVGPMQFIPSTWRAYAADGNGDGVADPHNVFDATVAAGKYLCAGGGDLSDPAQRARAVFRYNHSDSYVRTVLSWAALYSRGAVPTEGMSGPVLASGVTVPGFDAPSGAAGGPGGKKGTPAPKPPKVSPGQPPTSGPPPTTTPPPSGDPGTPTTPPPTTPPPTTPPPTTQPEEPTTPPTDPPPGCEPEEPSPEDPSTEPAEPPAEPSEGQSEDPTSTEPPPETCTP; encoded by the coding sequence ATGCGGCGTTCACAACGGAAGACCGGCGCGCGGCGCGCCAACGCGAGAACGAGAAGCGTCGCCGCGCTGGCGGCGGCTTCGCTGGCTCTGGTCCCATTCGTCGGAGGCGGTGCCGTGTCGGTGCCGATGCTGGTGGCCGAAGACGGCGGTGGTCCGCTCGGCGCCACCGGGGCCCTGCCTGAACAGTTCACCCTGAGCCCGGAGGTACTTGCCGAGGCAGGTGACCCGTTGTCGTTGGCACGGCAGGGAATCCCGGCCGGAGTTCCGATCGACGGGCTCAGCGCGGGCGGCGGCACGTCGTACCCGCGAGGGAATTCCGCCGGTATCCCCGCCGCGGTGCTGGCCGCCTATTACAAGGCGGAGCGGACGCTGGCCTGGCTTTCCCCTGGCTGCCGCATCGACTGGAGTCTGCTCGCCGGGGTCGGCAAGGTCGAGTCGGGGCACGCGAACGGCGGCAGGATCGACGCGGCAGGGAAAACTCTGTCGCCCATTCTCGGACCACAGCTCAACGGAGCGGGGGCGTTTGCCGCGATCGGTGACACCGACGGTGGCGCGCTCGACGGTGACGCCGCGTGGGACAGGGCCGTCGGCCCGATGCAGTTCATTCCCTCGACCTGGCGGGCCTATGCCGCCGACGGCAACGGCGACGGGGTCGCCGATCCGCACAACGTCTTCGATGCCACGGTGGCCGCCGGTAAGTACCTGTGCGCGGGCGGCGGAGACCTGAGCGATCCGGCTCAGCGCGCGAGGGCGGTGTTCCGTTACAACCATTCGGACAGTTACGTGCGCACCGTGCTGTCGTGGGCGGCGCTGTATTCGCGGGGAGCCGTGCCAACGGAGGGAATGAGCGGCCCTGTTCTCGCTTCCGGGGTCACGGTACCGGGATTCGACGCGCCGTCGGGCGCGGCTGGCGGACCTGGCGGCAAGAAGGGCACCCCCGCGCCGAAGCCGCCGAAGGTGTCGCCGGGTCAGCCGCCAACGTCGGGGCCACCGCCCACGACGACACCGCCACCCAGCGGCGATCCGGGCACGCCGACGACTCCGCCGCCGACGACCCCGCCGCCCACCACGCCACCTCCGACGACGCAGCCGGAGGAGCCGACGACACCGCCGACGGATCCGCCGCCGGGCTGCGAGCCGGAGGAGCCTTCGCCGGAGGACCCGTCGACCGAGCCTGCCGAGCCACCTGCCGAGCCGTCGGAGGGACAGTCCGAGGACCCCACATCGACGGAGCCGCCCCCGGAAACCTGTACCCCGTGA
- a CDS encoding SRPBCC domain-containing protein, whose protein sequence is MSTTAHHFGTLGISETGAFRIHFERVLRHPVGKVWLALTDEDKRQTWLPGCVLEPEVGTRVRYDFGEEGAAEGVVTKVEVPGERGLLEHTWLWEGVPASTVHWTVEPHEAGTLLSLTHSEVERAPSADFAVGWHFILDTLGRFADGAPFDDVWDDYETVAAEYQRQAA, encoded by the coding sequence ATGAGTACCACCGCCCACCATTTCGGCACGCTCGGTATCAGTGAGACCGGCGCGTTCCGCATCCATTTCGAGCGCGTCCTTCGCCATCCGGTAGGCAAGGTGTGGCTCGCGCTGACCGACGAGGACAAGCGCCAGACCTGGCTGCCTGGCTGCGTACTCGAACCCGAGGTCGGCACGCGAGTGCGCTACGACTTCGGCGAGGAAGGCGCCGCCGAAGGGGTGGTGACCAAGGTCGAGGTCCCCGGCGAACGGGGGCTGCTCGAACACACCTGGCTGTGGGAGGGCGTTCCGGCCTCTACGGTGCACTGGACCGTCGAACCGCACGAAGCGGGTACCTTGCTGTCGCTGACGCACAGCGAGGTCGAGCGCGCCCCTTCGGCCGATTTCGCGGTCGGCTGGCACTTCATCCTCGACACGCTCGGCAGGTTCGCCGACGGCGCCCCTTTCGACGACGTGTGGGACGACTACGAGACGGTGGCGGCGGAGTATCAGCGGCAAGCCGCCTGA
- a CDS encoding metalloregulator ArsR/SmtB family transcription factor, which translates to MDALGDPTRRRIVEVLSAGSLNSGAIAAHFPISRPAVSQHLRVLAESGIVTVHREGTRQIYTLDPASLDKAGNWLEAQRRRWSGSLDALEKALDSEEE; encoded by the coding sequence ATGGACGCACTCGGCGACCCGACCCGGCGGCGCATCGTGGAAGTGCTGTCGGCGGGCAGCCTCAACTCCGGTGCGATCGCGGCACATTTCCCGATCAGCAGGCCCGCTGTTTCACAGCATCTGAGGGTGCTCGCCGAATCCGGGATCGTGACCGTGCACAGAGAGGGAACCCGGCAGATCTACACGCTCGACCCCGCCTCGCTCGACAAGGCCGGCAACTGGCTCGAAGCGCAGCGCCGCCGCTGGAGCGGCAGCCTGGACGCGCTGGAGAAGGCACTTGATTCGGAGGAAGAATGA
- a CDS encoding sugar ABC transporter ATP-binding protein, which translates to MRGIVKLFPGVRALDGVDLDVRAGEVHCLLGQNGAGKSTLIKTLAGAHQPDAGDIVWQGRSVSLSSPVAALKRGIATMYQELDLIPTLSVAENIFLGHEHSRFGFTRPAATRARAAALLDRLGHAEISADTEVGKLSAAGQQLVSMARALAHDAKLIVADEPTAALASDEVDNLFRIIGELTDEGVAVVYISHRLEEIRRIGHRVTVIKDGRTVAANLDAAGSPTSDLVDLMAGRKVQTAFREAGEAKVEFGDVVLDVQGLGRRDEFSDVTFSVRAGEIVGLAGLVGAGRSEVLETVFGARKADAGTVTVGGKTLRAGSVSSAVKAGVGLAPEERKSQGLLLDMSVTHNVTLASLGEYSTAGFSQRGREVRDSRSTLERLDLRPADPRRIVRTLSGGNQQKAVVARWLVHGCKVLLLDEPTRGVDVGARAELYRLIHELAESGVAIVLVSSEIPEVLGLSDRVLVLRDGKVLADRRASELSEAGVLDMVMEGSAA; encoded by the coding sequence ATGCGGGGAATCGTCAAGCTCTTCCCCGGCGTTCGCGCGCTCGACGGCGTCGACCTCGACGTGCGCGCCGGGGAGGTGCACTGCCTGCTCGGGCAGAACGGCGCGGGGAAATCGACGCTGATCAAGACTTTGGCCGGTGCGCACCAGCCCGACGCGGGCGACATCGTGTGGCAGGGCCGGTCCGTGTCGCTCAGCTCGCCCGTCGCCGCGCTCAAACGCGGTATCGCCACCATGTACCAGGAACTCGACCTGATCCCGACCCTTTCGGTCGCGGAGAACATCTTCCTCGGTCACGAGCACTCCCGGTTCGGCTTCACCAGGCCCGCGGCGACGCGCGCCCGCGCCGCCGCCCTGCTCGACCGGCTCGGCCACGCGGAGATCTCCGCCGACACCGAGGTCGGCAAGCTCTCGGCGGCGGGCCAGCAGCTCGTCTCGATGGCGAGAGCGCTGGCCCACGACGCGAAGCTCATCGTCGCCGACGAACCGACGGCCGCGCTCGCGAGCGACGAGGTCGACAACCTGTTCCGCATCATCGGCGAACTGACCGACGAGGGTGTCGCCGTCGTCTACATCTCCCACCGGCTCGAAGAGATCCGCCGCATCGGGCACCGCGTCACCGTCATCAAGGACGGCCGCACCGTCGCGGCGAACCTCGACGCGGCAGGCAGTCCCACCTCCGATCTCGTCGACCTCATGGCCGGCCGCAAGGTGCAGACCGCGTTCCGCGAGGCGGGCGAGGCCAAGGTCGAGTTCGGCGACGTCGTGCTCGACGTGCAAGGGCTCGGCAGGCGCGACGAGTTCTCCGACGTCACCTTCTCGGTGAGGGCGGGGGAGATCGTCGGGCTCGCCGGGCTCGTCGGGGCAGGCCGCAGCGAGGTACTGGAAACGGTGTTCGGCGCGCGCAAGGCCGACGCGGGAACGGTGACGGTCGGCGGAAAGACGCTACGTGCGGGAAGCGTGTCCTCCGCCGTCAAGGCAGGGGTCGGGCTCGCCCCCGAGGAACGCAAGAGCCAGGGCCTGTTGCTTGACATGTCCGTGACTCACAACGTGACGCTGGCCAGTCTCGGCGAGTACAGCACCGCGGGTTTCTCGCAGCGGGGAAGGGAGGTCCGCGACTCACGATCCACTTTGGAGCGACTTGACCTTCGTCCTGCCGACCCCCGGCGCATCGTGCGCACGCTCTCCGGTGGCAACCAGCAGAAAGCCGTCGTCGCCCGCTGGCTCGTGCACGGCTGCAAGGTGCTGTTGCTCGACGAACCGACGCGTGGCGTCGACGTCGGCGCGAGGGCGGAACTGTACCGGCTGATTCACGAACTGGCCGAAAGCGGTGTCGCCATCGTGCTCGTATCAAGCGAAATTCCCGAGGTGCTCGGTCTCTCCGACCGCGTGCTCGTGCTCAGGGACGGCAAGGTACTGGCCGACCGCCGCGCGAGCGAGCTGAGCGAGGCAGGCGTACTCGACATGGTTATGGAAGGAAGTGCGGCGTGA